The following coding sequences are from one Paenibacillus stellifer window:
- the mreD gene encoding rod shape-determining protein MreD, with the protein MSGRKSVLLVLLFLVFVIEGTVLPWLIPDSWATRIVPNVVLIILLFVTVYHHRHTALVLGICFGMLHDVVFYGRILGAHSLAMGVSAYLIGLIFQLPRAPLPLMMTIIMLGSWLNDSILYGIYHTFKLIQDPYNWALMHYMLPTMLIHFALGLALYIPVRRQLEKLSRPVRKEEKD; encoded by the coding sequence GTGAGCGGGCGCAAATCAGTTCTGCTAGTGCTGTTGTTTCTAGTATTCGTAATCGAAGGAACGGTGCTGCCCTGGCTGATTCCGGACAGCTGGGCAACGCGGATCGTTCCGAATGTGGTCCTTATCATTCTGTTATTCGTAACCGTCTATCATCACCGGCATACGGCCCTGGTGCTGGGCATCTGCTTCGGCATGTTGCATGATGTGGTCTTCTACGGAAGAATTCTCGGAGCCCATTCGCTTGCCATGGGCGTCTCGGCCTATTTGATCGGGCTGATCTTCCAGCTGCCCCGGGCCCCGCTTCCGCTGATGATGACGATTATTATGCTCGGCAGCTGGCTGAACGACAGCATATTGTACGGCATTTACCATACATTCAAACTGATCCAAGATCCCTACAATTGGGCTCTGATGCATTATATGCTTCCTACCATGCTTATTCATTTCGCCCTCGGGCTGGCTCTCTACATCCCTGTTCGCCGGCAGCTGGAGAAGCTGTCCAGACCGGTGCGCAAGGAAGAGAAGGACTGA